One Chloroflexota bacterium DNA window includes the following coding sequences:
- the miaB gene encoding tRNA (N6-isopentenyl adenosine(37)-C2)-methylthiotransferase MiaB — MPLYYVWNIGCQMNAADARRAEEGLEALGLRRAAQIEQADVIVLNTCVVRQSAEDRVWGRLRSLKPIKAKNPRAFLALMGCAVGDPDALARQFPYVDAFIRPSDVDGLLRAVEQSGLVPAPQSAAPRDSDQGSGEESAVVPVSAPCPSERSEAPRTARAEPSPISRGITAIYGCNHRCTYCIVRLRRGEETSRPVADIVREAEQAAERGAREIVLLGQNVDAYGRDLVPPLDLADLLRAVHDVEGIWRIRFLTSHPGDLSSHVIQAVRDLPKVCEHFELPVQSGDDGVLRRMGRTYTAQQYRDLVRAIRDAVPGAAIATDVIVGFPGETDEAFQNTYRLLEEIRFDAVHVAAYSVRPGTPAERLPDDVPPDEKERRRKAVDDLQKRIVGEINQALVGRAVEVLVEGQKKGRWFGRTRTNKLVFFDSPLDWRGRLAWVRITWAGPWSLVGEVSPTAVK, encoded by the coding sequence ATGCCCCTGTACTACGTCTGGAACATCGGCTGTCAGATGAACGCGGCCGACGCCCGCCGCGCCGAGGAGGGCCTGGAGGCCCTGGGGCTGCGGCGGGCCGCCCAGATTGAGCAGGCCGATGTCATCGTCCTCAACACCTGCGTGGTGCGCCAGAGCGCCGAGGACCGCGTCTGGGGGCGGCTGCGCTCGCTGAAGCCCATCAAGGCCAAGAACCCGCGCGCCTTCCTGGCGCTGATGGGCTGCGCCGTGGGCGACCCCGACGCGCTGGCGAGACAATTCCCCTATGTGGACGCCTTCATTCGGCCGTCGGACGTGGACGGGCTGCTGCGGGCCGTGGAACAGAGCGGGCTTGTCCCCGCGCCCCAATCCGCCGCCCCTCGCGATTCCGACCAGGGAAGCGGCGAAGAATCTGCCGTTGTGCCCGTGTCCGCCCCGTGCCCATCGGAGCGAAGCGAAGCGCCCCGAACCGCGCGCGCGGAGCCTTCGCCCATCTCCCGCGGCATCACCGCCATCTATGGGTGCAATCATCGCTGCACGTACTGCATCGTGCGCCTGCGCCGAGGCGAGGAGACAAGCCGCCCCGTGGCCGACATCGTGCGCGAAGCCGAACAGGCCGCCGAGCGCGGCGCGCGCGAAATCGTCCTGCTGGGCCAGAACGTGGACGCCTACGGGCGCGACCTGGTGCCGCCCCTGGATTTGGCCGACCTCCTCCGCGCCGTCCACGATGTGGAGGGAATCTGGCGCATCCGATTCCTGACCTCGCACCCTGGCGACCTGTCGTCGCACGTCATCCAGGCCGTGCGCGACCTGCCCAAGGTCTGCGAGCACTTTGAGTTGCCCGTGCAGTCGGGCGACGACGGCGTGCTGCGGCGCATGGGGCGCACCTACACGGCCCAGCAGTACCGCGACCTGGTGCGGGCCATCCGCGACGCGGTGCCCGGCGCGGCCATCGCCACCGATGTCATCGTCGGCTTCCCGGGCGAAACCGACGAGGCGTTCCAGAACACCTACCGCCTGCTGGAGGAGATACGGTTTGACGCCGTGCACGTGGCCGCCTACTCGGTGCGGCCCGGCACGCCTGCCGAGCGTCTGCCCGACGACGTGCCGCCCGACGAGAAGGAGCGCCGCCGCAAAGCCGTGGACGACCTCCAGAAGCGCATCGTCGGCGAAATCAATCAGGCCCTCGTCGGACGGGCGGTGGAGGTGCTGGTGGAGGGGCAGAAGAAAGGGCGCTGGTTCGGCCGCACCCGCACCAACAAACTGGTGTTCTTTGACAGCCCCCTCGATTGGCGGGGCCGCCTGGCGTGGGTGCGCATCACCTGGGCCGGGCCGTGGTCGCTGGTGGGCGAGGTCAGCCCCACAGCAGTGAAGTAG
- a CDS encoding NAD(P)/FAD-dependent oxidoreductase, translated as MSDPQYDVIIVGAGPAGMFAALELSQHSDMKILIVDKGPALEKRTCPSFVNGGKCLECKPCRLVSGWGGAGAFSDGKLTLSPDVGGQLPDILGRAITEELIRDVDQTWMRFGAPEKVYGTDQDVYERLAKQAARAGLQLVSAPIRHLGSDRAQGVVRAIREELERRGVHIRLRTEVRRLLTENSLAVGVSTTKGEDILGRYVIVAPGREGAPWLTERANELQLGLQNNPVDVGVRVEVPATVMAPLTDLVYEPKLLYYTKAFDDKVRTFCVCPYGEVVTEYAGDVITVNGHSYADRRTANTNFALLVSKSFTEPFKEPIAYGKYIASLANLLGGGIIVQRLGDLEQGRRSTPERLSRSIVTPTLRDASPGDLALVLPHRYVVDLLEMLKAMDDFIPGVYSRHTLLYGVEVKFYSSRLKLSACLETAVKNLFAAGDGAGVTRGLVQASASGVWVAREILRRG; from the coding sequence ATGAGCGATCCGCAGTACGATGTCATCATCGTCGGGGCAGGCCCGGCAGGGATGTTCGCGGCGCTGGAACTGTCGCAGCACAGCGACATGAAAATCCTTATCGTGGACAAGGGGCCGGCGCTGGAAAAACGCACGTGCCCGTCCTTCGTCAACGGCGGCAAGTGCCTGGAATGCAAACCGTGCAGGCTGGTCTCGGGCTGGGGCGGCGCGGGCGCCTTCTCCGATGGCAAACTGACCCTCTCGCCCGATGTAGGCGGTCAACTGCCTGATATCCTAGGCCGCGCCATTACCGAGGAACTGATCCGCGACGTAGACCAGACCTGGATGCGGTTCGGCGCGCCCGAGAAGGTGTACGGAACCGACCAGGACGTGTACGAACGGCTGGCCAAGCAGGCGGCGAGGGCCGGCCTGCAACTGGTCTCGGCGCCCATCCGTCACCTGGGGAGCGACCGCGCGCAGGGCGTCGTGCGGGCCATCCGCGAGGAACTGGAGCGGCGCGGCGTGCACATTCGCCTGCGCACCGAGGTTCGGCGCCTCCTCACCGAGAACTCGCTGGCCGTCGGCGTCTCCACCACCAAGGGCGAGGACATCCTGGGCCGCTACGTCATCGTGGCGCCGGGCCGAGAGGGCGCACCCTGGCTCACGGAGCGGGCCAACGAACTGCAACTCGGCTTGCAGAACAATCCGGTGGATGTCGGCGTGCGCGTGGAGGTGCCCGCCACGGTGATGGCTCCCCTCACCGACCTGGTGTACGAGCCGAAACTCCTGTACTACACCAAAGCCTTTGACGACAAGGTGCGCACCTTCTGCGTGTGCCCGTATGGCGAGGTGGTTACCGAGTACGCGGGCGACGTGATCACCGTCAACGGCCACAGTTACGCCGACCGCCGCACGGCCAACACCAACTTCGCGCTCCTGGTGAGCAAATCGTTCACCGAGCCGTTCAAGGAGCCCATCGCCTACGGCAAGTACATCGCCAGCCTGGCCAACCTCCTCGGCGGCGGGATCATCGTCCAGCGCCTGGGCGACTTGGAACAGGGGCGGCGCTCCACGCCCGAACGGCTTAGCCGCAGCATCGTTACGCCCACCCTGCGCGACGCCAGCCCGGGCGACCTGGCGCTGGTCCTGCCCCATCGCTACGTCGTGGATTTGCTGGAGATGCTGAAGGCGATGGACGACTTCATCCCGGGCGTGTACTCGCGGCATACGCTCTTATACGGCGTGGAGGTGAAGTTCTACTCGTCGCGGCTGAAGTTGAGCGCGTGCCTGGAGACCGCCGTCAAGAACCTGTTCGCCGCCGGCGACGGCGCAGGCGTCACGCGCGGGCTGGTGCAAGCGTCGGCGTCGGGGGTGTGGGTGGCCCGCGAGATTCTGAGGCGAGGGTGA